The proteins below come from a single Pradoshia eiseniae genomic window:
- a CDS encoding arsenic transporter, with product MLENTVTIMLVVFALTIIFMLWRPRGINEIVPTSIGAAVVLMTGIVSWGDVFGILNVVSGPSLTILSTIMMTIVLESIGLFRWIAINIVNRSRGSGIRLYIYTNLLCFLMTMLFNNDGSILITTPIIIHIITMLKLSPRQFSPYLISGAIIATAASAPIAVSNISNLIALEIVGLSLNSYVYMMFVPSMIGILTIYYLMYRYHKKNIPRKIFSPYRKTEAGYSRLMESKPIDVSRENENIDWKSIKISIVIVVATRACFFAFAPFGIPTEWIGLVGASVLIILRWFKMGTTPVDIVKKTPWHILLFAFNMYVLVYGLRNIGLNDFIVHLLRETIVQGTLNATFVMGFVSTLLSNLFNNLPAVMIATLSITDMNLDPMLLKITYLANVIGADIGALLTPIGTLATLIWMYELKKHSIKMTWGQYLRVTAFVIPIGLIVSLFCLYVWVSLLFH from the coding sequence ATGCTTGAAAACACTGTAACTATAATGTTAGTGGTTTTTGCACTAACCATTATATTTATGCTTTGGAGACCAAGGGGGATAAATGAAATCGTCCCCACATCTATTGGTGCGGCAGTCGTTTTAATGACAGGTATCGTTTCTTGGGGCGATGTATTTGGGATACTCAATGTTGTTAGTGGTCCTTCTCTGACGATATTATCCACCATCATGATGACAATTGTGCTTGAGAGTATAGGTCTTTTCAGGTGGATTGCAATTAATATAGTAAACAGATCAAGAGGTTCAGGCATTAGATTATATATATATACGAATCTTCTTTGCTTTCTGATGACGATGTTATTTAATAACGACGGCAGTATTCTTATTACAACACCTATAATCATTCATATTATTACGATGTTGAAGTTAAGCCCACGCCAGTTTTCACCTTATTTAATCTCCGGTGCAATCATTGCAACTGCAGCAAGCGCCCCGATTGCCGTCAGTAATATATCCAATCTAATAGCATTGGAAATTGTCGGATTAAGTTTAAATAGTTATGTATATATGATGTTTGTTCCTTCAATGATTGGTATCTTAACAATTTACTATCTGATGTATCGTTATCATAAAAAAAATATTCCCCGTAAAATCTTCTCACCTTATAGAAAAACCGAAGCAGGATACTCTCGACTCATGGAGTCTAAGCCAATTGATGTGAGTAGAGAAAATGAGAATATTGACTGGAAGTCAATAAAAATAAGTATTGTCATCGTTGTAGCTACCAGGGCCTGTTTTTTCGCATTTGCTCCATTTGGAATTCCTACTGAATGGATTGGTCTAGTTGGTGCATCTGTACTGATCATTTTAAGGTGGTTTAAAATGGGGACCACTCCTGTTGATATAGTAAAAAAAACCCCATGGCATATCTTGTTGTTTGCATTTAATATGTATGTCCTCGTATATGGACTGCGTAATATTGGGTTAAATGATTTTATCGTCCATTTATTAAGGGAAACCATTGTACAAGGTACTTTAAACGCTACATTCGTGATGGGATTTGTATCTACTCTCCTTTCAAATCTATTTAATAATCTTCCTGCCGTTATGATTGCCACTTTATCAATAACGGATATGAATTTAGATCCTATGCTATTAAAGATTACTTATCTTGCAAATGTCATTGGAGCAGATATTGGTGCATTATTAACCCCTATAGGAACACTAGCCACCCTGATTTGGATGTATGAACTAAAAAAGCACTCGATTAAAATGACATGGGGGCAATATCTAAGAGTGACAGCCTTTGTCATTCCAATTGGCCTTATTGTAAGTCTGTTTTGTCTTTATGTATGGGTAAGCCTGTTATTTCATTAG
- a CDS encoding DUF2642 domain-containing protein yields MNKMIQGLVNRVVRIEISGKIYISGRLVKLGSDTLVLFDGKDYYYMPLVHIQKMKVDDNEKRDIEIPTDSPSITSEYDKDDISLRKVLTQAKGAFVEIYVTAGKPLHGYITSIMNNYFVFHSPIYKTMYIAIKHLKWLIPYTNSQPPYGLENQNFPVPAIHTSLARTFEVQIEKFKNHIVIFNVGESNYHIGKINNIEEQMVELQAARNQPIMINLHHIKTLHLV; encoded by the coding sequence ATGAATAAAATGATTCAAGGATTAGTAAATAGAGTGGTACGGATAGAAATCTCCGGGAAGATATATATTAGCGGCAGGTTGGTTAAATTAGGCAGCGATACGCTGGTTTTGTTTGATGGGAAAGATTACTATTACATGCCGTTAGTCCATATCCAAAAAATGAAAGTTGATGACAATGAGAAAAGGGATATTGAGATACCGACAGACTCTCCAAGTATCACTTCCGAATATGATAAAGACGATATCTCATTAAGAAAGGTTCTGACACAAGCAAAGGGTGCGTTTGTTGAAATATATGTCACGGCAGGCAAGCCTTTGCACGGCTATATAACAAGTATTATGAATAACTATTTTGTATTCCATTCCCCTATATATAAAACGATGTATATAGCAATCAAACACCTGAAATGGCTGATCCCTTATACGAACAGTCAACCTCCATATGGTTTGGAGAATCAAAACTTCCCGGTGCCAGCAATTCATACATCATTAGCTAGAACCTTTGAAGTTCAAATAGAAAAGTTCAAAAATCATATTGTCATATTTAATGTTGGGGAAAGTAATTATCATATAGGAAAAATAAATAATATTGAAGAGCAGATGGTCGAATTACAGGCAGCAAGGAATCAGCCCATTATGATAAATCTTCATCATATAAAGACTCTGCACTTAGTATGA
- the sucA gene encoding 2-oxoglutarate dehydrogenase E1 component has protein sequence MKPNTPDTTNPWLDFQGPNLGYVQEMYEVFETDPDSVDPELARLFEQWGPPVFEEAGQVNENGKQAFTAKGYEATDFLYKVAQAVKLAEDIRTNGHLAADIYPLFKRERNGIDFDLKQYGLTTADLKAMPASIISEFIPKKYTNGYEAIEYLKMLYTRTISFELDHVHDLEEKKWLTQMVESTASGFKLPDEKKKRVLKRLTEVDGFEKFLHKTFVGQKRFSIEGVDSLVPLLDEIVSKSVRGGTKSINIGMAHRGRLNVLAHVLGKPYKNIFSEFQHAPNKELVPSEGSIGVTFGWTGDVKYHLGAGRKIKEENTREAVISLANNPSHLEFVNPIVNGFTRAAQDDRTKSGYPVHDPKASMAIIIHGDAAFPGQGVVAETLNLSQLNGYQTGGTIHIIANNMIGFTTESRDSRSTRYSSDLAKGFEIPIIHVNADDPEAVLAAALVAYEYREKFKKDFLIDLIGYRRFGHNEMDEPMTTNPEMYKLVHAHPTPREVYAERLVEQGVITKEEAQRYVDEHAAMLKDYYDQVGEKQDGNLEDADVPKVIESGIPAVETKVSLEELQKINQDLLKRPDNFNVFKKLDKILMRRSDALNEGNKVDWALAEVLAFASILKDGTPVRLTGQDSERGTFAHRNLVLHDPDTGETFSPLHTLDGAKASFAIHNSPLSEAAVIGFEYGYNVYSEDTLVLWEAQYGDFANTAQVFFDQFIAAGRAKWGQKSGLVMLLPHGYEGQGPEHSSARLERFLSLAAENNWTVANLSSAAQYFHILRRQAAILGKEEVRPLVLMTPKSLLRNQIFASEPQEFSEGEFKSFIEQPGLGKNKDAVERIVCTTGKMAIDLAQAVDGKEDMDWLHIVRIEEIYPFPFAGVQELFASYPNLKEIKWVQEEPKNMGAWTFVEPRLRAASPEGVTVDYIGRRRRSSPAEGDPTIHKKIQNHIITSALTRE, from the coding sequence ATGAAACCTAATACACCTGATACGACAAACCCTTGGCTAGACTTTCAAGGTCCTAACTTGGGATATGTTCAGGAAATGTACGAAGTTTTCGAAACGGATCCAGATTCGGTGGATCCGGAATTAGCGAGGTTATTTGAGCAGTGGGGGCCTCCGGTTTTTGAGGAAGCTGGTCAAGTAAATGAGAACGGCAAACAAGCGTTTACTGCGAAGGGGTATGAAGCAACCGATTTTCTTTATAAGGTTGCACAAGCAGTGAAACTGGCAGAGGATATTCGCACGAATGGTCATTTGGCCGCGGATATTTATCCTCTATTTAAGAGGGAACGAAATGGCATCGACTTTGATTTGAAACAGTATGGTTTGACGACCGCGGATTTGAAAGCGATGCCAGCGTCGATTATTAGCGAATTTATACCGAAAAAATATACAAATGGCTATGAAGCTATTGAATATTTGAAAATGCTTTATACGAGGACGATTTCATTTGAATTGGATCATGTTCATGACCTTGAAGAAAAGAAATGGCTCACGCAAATGGTCGAAAGCACGGCTTCAGGATTTAAGCTTCCAGATGAGAAGAAGAAGAGAGTCCTGAAACGTTTGACTGAGGTAGATGGATTTGAGAAGTTCCTTCATAAAACCTTTGTTGGCCAGAAGCGTTTCTCTATAGAGGGTGTCGATTCCCTTGTGCCGCTTTTAGATGAAATTGTCTCTAAATCGGTTCGAGGCGGAACGAAGTCCATTAATATCGGAATGGCTCACAGAGGAAGATTGAATGTGCTTGCCCATGTTTTGGGTAAACCATATAAAAATATATTCTCTGAGTTTCAGCATGCGCCAAACAAGGAACTCGTACCTTCGGAAGGTTCAATCGGGGTTACCTTCGGATGGACAGGAGATGTGAAGTATCATCTTGGTGCGGGCAGGAAAATCAAAGAAGAAAATACAAGGGAAGCGGTTATTTCACTTGCCAATAACCCTAGTCACCTTGAGTTTGTAAACCCAATTGTCAATGGTTTCACAAGAGCAGCTCAGGACGACCGTACGAAAAGCGGATATCCGGTCCATGATCCAAAAGCCAGCATGGCGATCATTATTCATGGAGATGCGGCATTCCCTGGTCAGGGTGTTGTTGCAGAGACGCTCAACTTAAGTCAATTGAATGGCTATCAAACGGGCGGAACCATTCATATTATTGCCAACAATATGATTGGCTTCACGACAGAGAGCAGAGATTCCCGCTCTACAAGGTATTCATCTGACCTTGCAAAAGGGTTCGAAATTCCAATCATTCATGTCAATGCGGATGATCCGGAAGCGGTCCTTGCGGCAGCTCTTGTAGCGTATGAGTATAGAGAAAAATTCAAAAAAGACTTCTTGATTGATTTAATCGGCTACAGACGATTCGGTCATAACGAAATGGATGAGCCGATGACGACTAATCCGGAAATGTACAAGCTTGTGCATGCCCACCCAACTCCTCGGGAGGTATATGCAGAGCGCTTGGTCGAGCAAGGTGTTATCACGAAGGAAGAGGCACAGCGCTATGTTGATGAGCATGCGGCGATGCTGAAAGATTATTATGATCAAGTCGGCGAGAAGCAGGATGGCAATCTTGAGGATGCCGATGTGCCGAAGGTCATTGAGTCTGGAATTCCGGCCGTTGAAACGAAGGTAAGTCTTGAGGAATTGCAAAAAATCAATCAAGATTTGCTCAAGCGTCCTGATAATTTCAATGTCTTCAAAAAGCTCGATAAGATTTTGATGAGAAGAAGCGATGCATTGAATGAAGGCAATAAAGTGGACTGGGCATTGGCTGAGGTTCTTGCCTTTGCATCTATTCTGAAGGATGGTACGCCAGTCAGGCTGACAGGACAGGATTCAGAGCGCGGAACCTTCGCGCACCGCAATCTCGTGCTTCATGACCCTGATACAGGAGAAACCTTCTCTCCGCTTCATACACTAGATGGTGCGAAAGCATCCTTTGCTATTCATAATAGCCCGTTATCTGAAGCAGCGGTTATCGGTTTTGAGTACGGCTATAATGTGTATTCAGAAGATACACTCGTCTTATGGGAAGCCCAATATGGTGACTTTGCCAACACGGCACAAGTATTCTTTGATCAATTTATCGCAGCTGGAAGGGCGAAATGGGGACAAAAATCCGGTCTTGTCATGCTGCTTCCGCACGGATATGAAGGACAAGGGCCAGAGCATTCCAGCGCCCGCCTTGAACGATTCCTTTCACTTGCGGCAGAGAATAACTGGACAGTGGCGAATTTGAGCAGTGCAGCTCAATATTTCCATATTTTAAGAAGGCAGGCGGCTATTCTTGGCAAAGAAGAGGTGCGTCCGCTTGTATTGATGACACCAAAGAGCTTATTGAGAAATCAAATCTTTGCGAGTGAACCTCAAGAATTCAGTGAAGGAGAATTCAAATCCTTCATCGAACAGCCTGGCCTTGGGAAAAATAAGGATGCTGTTGAAAGAATCGTCTGTACAACAGGAAAGATGGCGATTGATCTTGCGCAAGCAGTCGATGGAAAAGAGGATATGGACTGGCTTCATATTGTCAGAATCGAAGAGATTTATCCATTCCCGTTTGCAGGTGTTCAAGAACTGTTTGCTTCCTATCCGAATTTGAAAGAAATCAAGTGGGTGCAAGAAGAGCCGAAGAATATGGGTGCATGGACATTCGTAGAACCGCGTTTGCGTGCGGCTTCTCCTGAAGGGGTAACAGTGGATTATATCGGAAGAAGACGACGTTCATCTCCGGCTGAGGGAGATCCAACTATCCACAAAAAAATTCAGAACCATATCATCACAAGTGCATTAACACGCGAATAG
- the odhB gene encoding 2-oxoglutarate dehydrogenase complex dihydrolipoyllysine-residue succinyltransferase, with product MAEVIVPELAESITEGTIAQWLKQPGDTVEKGDYIVELETDKVNVEIISEYAGVLKEQLKEEGDTVLVGEAIAIVDGDGGGSAPAEKKEEPKQAAAPQEEQQQSSQAPAQEEVKKGQQPVASPSARKLAREKGIDLSEVPTVDPLGRVRKQDVESYDPTKAQAPKSAKPEPKKAPEAKAAQPAPSGKPEERVKMSRRRQTIAKRLVEVQHNTAMLTTFNEVDMTNIMNLRNKRKDAFLKENDVKLGFMSFFTKAVVGSLKKFPMLNAEIQGDELLIKKYYDIGVAVSAPEGLVVPVVRDADRMNFAEIEKEIGNLAKKARDNKLALQDLQGGTFTITNGGVFGSLMSTPILNGTQVGILGMHGIKLRPIAIDETTIENRPMMYIALSYDHRIVDGAEAVSFLANIKKLVEDPESLLLEG from the coding sequence ATGGCAGAAGTTATCGTACCAGAATTAGCAGAATCAATTACAGAGGGAACAATCGCCCAGTGGCTTAAACAACCGGGTGACACCGTTGAAAAAGGTGATTATATTGTTGAACTGGAAACAGACAAGGTAAATGTTGAAATCATCTCTGAGTATGCGGGTGTGCTGAAAGAACAACTGAAAGAGGAAGGCGACACTGTATTAGTCGGTGAAGCAATTGCTATCGTGGATGGCGATGGCGGAGGCAGTGCTCCGGCTGAGAAGAAAGAAGAGCCAAAACAGGCAGCAGCACCTCAAGAAGAGCAGCAGCAAAGCTCCCAAGCACCTGCACAAGAAGAAGTGAAAAAAGGACAACAGCCAGTCGCTTCTCCTTCTGCACGAAAACTAGCGCGTGAAAAAGGCATTGATTTATCAGAAGTACCAACTGTAGACCCTCTTGGAAGAGTGCGCAAGCAAGATGTGGAATCATACGATCCAACTAAAGCACAGGCACCGAAGAGCGCGAAGCCTGAGCCGAAAAAAGCTCCTGAGGCGAAAGCGGCTCAACCAGCTCCATCCGGCAAACCGGAAGAACGCGTGAAAATGTCCAGAAGACGTCAAACTATCGCGAAACGCTTGGTTGAGGTTCAGCATAATACAGCAATGCTGACAACCTTCAATGAAGTTGACATGACTAACATTATGAATTTGCGCAACAAACGCAAAGATGCCTTCTTGAAAGAAAATGATGTGAAGCTCGGATTTATGTCCTTCTTTACAAAAGCGGTTGTCGGGTCATTGAAAAAATTCCCGATGCTGAATGCAGAAATCCAAGGCGATGAGCTGCTTATCAAGAAATACTACGATATCGGCGTGGCTGTATCTGCTCCTGAAGGCTTGGTTGTACCAGTCGTTAGAGACGCAGACCGTATGAATTTCGCAGAGATCGAAAAAGAAATCGGTAACCTTGCGAAAAAAGCGCGTGACAATAAATTAGCTCTTCAAGATCTTCAAGGCGGTACATTCACGATCACAAATGGCGGTGTATTTGGATCCCTCATGTCAACACCTATCCTAAATGGTACACAGGTAGGTATTCTAGGCATGCATGGTATTAAGCTTCGCCCAATCGCGATTGATGAGACAACCATCGAAAATCGCCCTATGATGTACATTGCGCTATCTTATGATCACCGAATCGTTGATGGAGCGGAAGCTGTAAGCTTCTTAGCCAATATCAAGAAATTGGTTGAAGACCCTGAAAGCTTATTGCTTGAAGGTTGA
- a CDS encoding anthranilate synthase component I family protein — protein MKERHVFRRTISGEERARAAELEKMKGIAILDFPSLQHGRVRILALNVHAELSQKNGIMTVKSRGRVETVTEDAQKHLQHWIDGHAESESCLPFSGGAIGYIGYSYSFQFENLNVPELDLLDMNDLHLLFHSDYFIFSGAKGEECEQVHVHYGSPIQANEAEKRMASVLDQASFSRRAEPSYSIGLLSSNFTKASFMEAVDSIKSHIRAGDIFQAVLSQRWSGEFKGDSLTYFLKIKAQHPSSFSFYLPFENYEVLGCSPERLLAVDQGIVHSNPIAGTRRRGSTNREDEQLIRDLLSDEKEKAEHLMLVDLARNDLGKICRKESILLNRFMEIEKYKNVIHLVSEITGTLAEDIHPADAVKACLPAGTVSGAPKIRAMELISTYEQEKRGVYGGGVGYFSFEGNSDLALAIRMAVVKDGMIHQQAGAGIVHDSIPENEWHETLHKAGVKEAGLNDFTYR, from the coding sequence ATGAAAGAGCGCCATGTATTTAGACGAACGATTTCGGGAGAAGAGAGAGCGCGAGCAGCTGAGCTCGAAAAAATGAAGGGCATTGCTATATTGGATTTTCCGTCACTTCAGCATGGGAGGGTAAGAATACTTGCATTGAATGTGCATGCCGAGCTTTCTCAAAAGAATGGAATCATGACGGTTAAGTCTCGCGGCAGAGTAGAAACGGTCACGGAGGATGCCCAAAAACACCTCCAGCACTGGATTGATGGCCATGCGGAGAGTGAATCCTGTCTTCCCTTTTCAGGAGGAGCGATTGGCTATATTGGCTATTCGTATAGCTTTCAGTTTGAGAACTTGAATGTGCCGGAGCTAGACTTGCTTGATATGAATGACCTTCATCTGCTGTTTCATTCAGACTATTTCATTTTCAGCGGGGCAAAAGGAGAGGAGTGCGAGCAGGTTCATGTTCATTATGGCAGTCCGATTCAGGCGAATGAAGCAGAAAAACGAATGGCTAGTGTTCTTGACCAGGCTTCGTTTAGCAGGCGAGCAGAACCCTCTTATTCTATTGGCTTATTAAGCAGTAACTTTACGAAGGCCTCCTTTATGGAAGCTGTCGATTCTATAAAAAGTCACATCAGGGCGGGGGATATCTTTCAAGCCGTCCTATCGCAGAGATGGTCAGGAGAATTCAAAGGTGATAGCTTGACGTATTTTTTGAAGATTAAGGCTCAGCATCCCTCCTCCTTCAGTTTCTATCTTCCCTTCGAAAACTATGAGGTTCTAGGATGCTCGCCTGAACGGCTGCTAGCTGTTGATCAGGGCATCGTGCATTCCAATCCAATCGCCGGGACACGGAGAAGAGGAAGTACGAATAGAGAGGATGAGCAGCTGATAAGGGACTTGCTCTCCGATGAAAAGGAAAAAGCGGAGCATTTGATGCTCGTTGACTTAGCCAGAAATGACCTCGGCAAGATATGCCGTAAAGAGAGCATCTTGCTGAATCGATTCATGGAGATTGAAAAATATAAGAATGTGATTCATTTAGTTTCAGAGATTACAGGGACGCTCGCAGAGGATATTCATCCCGCAGATGCCGTGAAAGCCTGCCTTCCTGCAGGAACTGTATCAGGAGCGCCGAAAATCAGAGCAATGGAGCTCATATCCACCTATGAACAGGAAAAAAGAGGGGTATATGGCGGCGGTGTCGGCTACTTTTCCTTCGAAGGGAACAGCGATTTAGCGCTTGCGATCAGGATGGCGGTCGTGAAGGATGGGATGATTCATCAGCAAGCAGGAGCAGGAATCGTCCATGATTCCATTCCGGAAAATGAATGGCATGAAACACTGCATAAAGCAGGAGTGAAGGAGGCAGGGCTAAATGATTTTACTTATCGATAA
- a CDS encoding anthranilate synthase component II produces the protein MILLIDNFDSFTYNLYQLCLELGKEVEVRRNNAISVSEVAMMQPDAIILSPGPGRPEDSGVCAEVVNAFYEEIPILGVCLGHQLIGQLFGGIITQAKEIKHGKCSPITHQSGELFEEIAPCFDAMRYHSLVIERNSLPECFELTAFSLDDGEIMAIAHKEYPLYGVQFHPESIGTPVGKQLLTNFFQLNRKGRAIYA, from the coding sequence ATGATTTTACTTATCGATAATTTTGATTCCTTTACGTATAACCTCTATCAGCTTTGTTTGGAGCTTGGAAAAGAGGTGGAGGTGAGACGGAATAATGCGATTTCCGTCAGTGAGGTGGCTATGATGCAGCCAGATGCGATTATCCTCTCTCCGGGTCCTGGACGGCCAGAAGACAGCGGGGTATGTGCTGAGGTGGTCAATGCCTTTTATGAGGAGATTCCTATTCTAGGCGTCTGCCTCGGGCATCAGTTAATTGGCCAGCTCTTTGGGGGAATTATTACACAGGCCAAGGAAATCAAGCATGGAAAATGCTCCCCAATAACCCATCAATCCGGAGAATTATTCGAAGAGATTGCACCATGCTTTGATGCGATGAGATATCATTCGCTTGTCATTGAGCGAAATAGCCTGCCTGAATGTTTTGAGCTAACCGCTTTCTCTCTCGATGACGGGGAGATTATGGCTATTGCCCATAAGGAATATCCGCTTTATGGCGTTCAATTTCACCCTGAATCCATTGGTACACCGGTCGGCAAGCAGTTATTAACGAATTTTTTTCAATTGAATCGAAAGGGGAGAGCAATCTATGCATGA
- the trpD gene encoding anthranilate phosphoribosyltransferase, whose protein sequence is MHEYLLGLSKGEKVRGENLEEAIKALMTPACSEAEIAAFLMGMNHPDHRADEQDLYIISETIRQASSHHLSDITGAMDNCGTGGDHSNSFNISTAAAFILAAAGIKVAKNGNRNMTSRSGSMDVLKALGINTINDEAQARRLLAENNLVFLNAGHIHPSLKSIAAVRKRLRIPTIFNVIGPLTNPVPLDYQMVGIYDESLLEVYGRALMKLGRKRAAVIHGAGGMDEASLAGDNAIVLVNKNEMKRINLHPSELGLTVRANDSIKGGSPEENAEILVRLLRGEKSAYRDIVLLNAGIGLYVGEKAATFVEGVQLAAELIDSKKAFQKYEALRQEEVRMGESECQII, encoded by the coding sequence ATGCATGAATATTTACTCGGTTTAAGTAAGGGAGAGAAAGTTCGGGGAGAAAACCTTGAAGAGGCCATAAAGGCTCTTATGACTCCAGCTTGTTCTGAAGCAGAAATTGCGGCTTTTCTGATGGGGATGAACCATCCTGACCATAGGGCGGATGAGCAGGATCTTTATATTATATCGGAAACCATTCGTCAGGCATCCAGTCATCATCTCTCCGATATTACAGGTGCGATGGATAATTGCGGGACAGGAGGCGACCATAGCAACAGCTTTAATATCAGTACGGCGGCCGCTTTTATTCTCGCAGCTGCAGGCATAAAGGTGGCCAAAAACGGTAACCGGAATATGACGAGCCGCTCTGGCAGCATGGATGTTCTTAAGGCATTGGGCATCAATACCATCAATGACGAGGCACAGGCGAGAAGGCTCTTGGCTGAGAACAATTTAGTGTTCCTGAATGCGGGGCATATCCACCCAAGCTTAAAGAGCATCGCTGCTGTACGAAAGCGGCTGAGGATTCCGACCATTTTCAATGTTATCGGACCATTGACAAACCCTGTCCCGCTCGACTATCAGATGGTCGGTATTTACGACGAAAGTCTCTTAGAGGTATATGGGAGAGCATTAATGAAATTAGGCAGGAAGAGGGCTGCAGTCATTCACGGTGCAGGGGGAATGGATGAAGCGTCACTTGCGGGTGATAATGCGATTGTCTTGGTCAATAAGAATGAAATGAAGCGAATTAATCTTCACCCTTCAGAGCTTGGGTTGACAGTGAGAGCGAATGACTCCATCAAAGGGGGCAGCCCTGAAGAAAATGCCGAAATTCTCGTTCGTTTATTAAGAGGCGAAAAATCGGCCTATCGAGACATTGTCCTTTTAAATGCTGGTATTGGGCTATACGTAGGGGAAAAAGCAGCAACATTTGTGGAGGGAGTACAATTAGCGGCTGAATTAATTGATTCGAAAAAAGCATTTCAGAAATATGAGGCATTAAGGCAAGAGGAAGTCAGGATGGGGGAGAGCGAATGTCAAATTATTTAA
- the trpC gene encoding indole-3-glycerol phosphate synthase TrpC: protein MSNYLTKIIESKQEYLKSHQLELREKPKPARKKKLSFTERVRNKRTLGILAEFKRSSPSLGVINHSVAPTVMAGKYVTGGADGISILTDEVYFNGHIRDLEAVAAEVEVPVLCKDFIIEPIQINLAYQAGAGMILLIVRVLEKDKLHTLYQHAIRLGLEVLLEIHDEKDLELAMSLKPELIGINNRNLHEFSTDLSTTESLMRLITDPDIIIVSESGIKSVEDCERIAAAGADAVLVGEACMKHPNPEQLLAQINRIERRPL, encoded by the coding sequence ATGTCAAATTATTTAACGAAAATCATCGAAAGCAAGCAAGAGTATTTAAAGAGTCATCAGCTTGAATTAAGGGAAAAGCCCAAGCCGGCGCGGAAAAAGAAACTAAGCTTTACCGAACGAGTGCGCAATAAGAGAACGCTTGGCATACTCGCTGAATTTAAGCGTTCATCCCCATCTCTTGGCGTCATTAATCATTCAGTTGCTCCTACCGTTATGGCCGGAAAGTATGTCACTGGCGGGGCGGATGGGATATCTATTTTGACGGATGAGGTTTATTTCAATGGGCATATAAGAGATTTAGAAGCCGTAGCCGCAGAGGTGGAAGTGCCAGTCCTGTGCAAGGATTTCATCATTGAGCCGATCCAAATCAACCTGGCTTATCAAGCAGGGGCGGGAATGATCCTTCTCATCGTTCGTGTTCTTGAGAAGGATAAGCTCCACACTTTATATCAGCATGCCATTCGGTTAGGTCTTGAGGTTCTATTAGAGATTCATGATGAAAAAGATCTAGAATTGGCAATGTCCTTGAAGCCCGAGCTGATAGGCATTAATAATCGTAATTTGCATGAGTTTTCAACGGATTTATCGACAACGGAGTCCCTCATGCGCCTCATTACAGATCCTGACATCATCATAGTCAGTGAGAGCGGAATAAAGAGCGTAGAAGATTGTGAGCGCATCGCCGCTGCTGGAGCAGATGCTGTCCTCGTGGGGGAAGCGTGCATGAAGCATCCTAATCCTGAACAGTTGCTAGCACAGATTAATCGAATTGAAAGAAGGCCATTGTAA